A region of the Candidatus Acetothermia bacterium genome:
CGAGGATGAGGAACCCGGTCCGCGGCTCAAGGCCCGTCCCGTACGTGACCCGCCCCGCCACCGGCAACACCTTCAGCGTCACCGAGAACAGGATGACCAGGATCAACCCCAGCCAGAACCCGGGGATCGACACGCCGATGAGGGAGACCATGGTGCCTGCCGCGTCCAGCCAGGAATAGCGGCGCACGGCGGAGATCACCCCGGCCGGGATGCCCACGAGAAGGGCGACGAACGCGGCGAAGAGCGTGAGTTCCACGGTGGCAGGAACCCGGTCCCAAATGAGCTCAGACACCGGCCGGCGGTAAACGATGGAGTGGCCGAGGTCCCCGCGGAAGATCCCGGCGAGGAAGCGGCCGTATTGCTCGTGGAACGGCTGGTCGAGCCCGAACTCGTGCCGGACGCGCTCGATCTCCTCGCGGGATACGATCCCTGTCCGCCCCATGATCAGTTCCACCGGGTCCCCAGGGGTGAGGTACAGCAGGAGAAACACGATGAACGTAACCCCGAGGAATACGGGGATGGCCTGCAACAGCCGGCGCACGAAATAGGCAGTCATCCAGGTGATGGAACCGGGGAGGGACGGCCCCCGCCCCTCCCCGAGGTGGGCCTACTGGCCCAGGTCCACGTCGTGGAGGTTGATCCGGCTGTCCGGGCTCGGCTGCCACCCGATCACCCGCCGACTCACCCCGTACAGTTCCTCGGCCACGTACAGGAACACCATCGGGGCCTCGTGATGGATCAGCTCTTGGGCGATATGGTACGCAGCCGTGCGGCTTGTGGGATCGCGGGCGATGCGCTCGGCGAACTCCATCAGCCCGTCGTAAAGGCAGCTCGAGTAGCCCGTGTAGTTGCCCCGTTCCCCGGTGCGGAGCTTGGGGATCATGATGTCCATCGGGTCGAGGGTGGCATTGCCCCAGTCGCCGATCCACATCGCCCGCTCCCGGTTGAGGAGCTTCGTCCGGAGGATCCCCCGCTCCCACACCTGGACCCGGGCGTCGATCCCGATCTCCCGCAGCATCTGGGCGCACACCAGGGCCACGTCCTTGAGGTAGTCCTCGCAGTCGATGGTCACCGAGAACCCGTGGGGGTAGCCGGCCTCGGCGAGGAGGGCCTTGGCCTTCTCCGGATCATACCCGTAGGGTTCAAGGTCCTTGAAGTACGGGGAGTCCGGGGACAGGAGGCTGGGGATGGGGGTGGCCAGTCCCCCGAGGACGTGCTCGATGATCTTGTTCACGTCGATCGCGTAGTTCATGGCCCGCCGCACCCGGACGTCGTCGAATGGGGGTTGGGTGACGTTCATCTCGAGGAACGTGCTTCTCGTCCCGCGGACGCTCATCACGAGGAGGTTCGGGCCGGCCTCGATCTCGGGGATCAGGTCCACCGGGATCCGGGTGGCGATGTGGATCTCGCCGGCCCGCAGCGCGGCGATGCGCGTTGAGGTCTCGGGAAGCACCCGGAAGATCACCCGGTCCAGCTTGGCCGGGCCCACCGGGGGGATGTCCGGAGATCCGCCGTAGTAGCCGTCGTAGCGCTCCATCACCACCTGCACGCCCTTGTCCCACCGCACGAACCGGAACGGGCCGGTGCCGATGGGGTTCTCCGCG
Encoded here:
- a CDS encoding ABC transporter permease yields the protein MTAYFVRRLLQAIPVFLGVTFIVFLLLYLTPGDPVELIMGRTGIVSREEIERVRHEFGLDQPFHEQYGRFLAGIFRGDLGHSIVYRRPVSELIWDRVPATVELTLFAAFVALLVGIPAGVISAVRRYSWLDAAGTMVSLIGVSIPGFWLGLILVILFSVTLKVLPVAGRVTYGTGLEPRTGFLILDAILQGNGRALGDVLRHLVMPALALSTGMMAMTMRLTRSSLLATLHQEYVQTARAKGMPERRVILRHALRNALLPVVTAVALNLGALLGGNMIVETVFAWPGLGRLTVEGVYTRDYPVVQGCVLVYALTYVLLNLAADLSYVYLDPRIGPK
- a CDS encoding ABC transporter substrate-binding protein; amino-acid sequence: MNRRLWTFLVVGLCLVPSLAGVAQEAKTLIVGIEADVMTLDPGNHRDRTTQNVIRNMFDGLVTRTPAMEVVPELAVSWERISDTEWVFHLRDGVTWHDGVPFTAEDVEFTVDRTVKEGRIGGRTSPRKSLLDPVIGAEVVDRLTVKIITAVPFPALLAFLPFHEIVPKHYVEAVGDAYFAENPIGTGPFRFVRWDKGVQVVMERYDGYYGGSPDIPPVGPAKLDRVIFRVLPETSTRIAALRAGEIHIATRIPVDLIPEIEAGPNLLVMSVRGTRSTFLEMNVTQPPFDDVRVRRAMNYAIDVNKIIEHVLGGLATPIPSLLSPDSPYFKDLEPYGYDPEKAKALLAEAGYPHGFSVTIDCEDYLKDVALVCAQMLREIGIDARVQVWERGILRTKLLNRERAMWIGDWGNATLDPMDIMIPKLRTGERGNYTGYSSCLYDGLMEFAERIARDPTSRTAAYHIAQELIHHEAPMVFLYVAEELYGVSRRVIGWQPSPDSRINLHDVDLGQ